From Osmerus mordax isolate fOsmMor3 chromosome 8, fOsmMor3.pri, whole genome shotgun sequence, a single genomic window includes:
- the tnfaip2a gene encoding tumor necrosis factor alpha-induced protein 2a yields MLRTKKMDVAKGSGPRGGMVYPKPDGESDLRAVKDRIKKQLKIPGFKRCPKTPKPSTSNAVENPPPKEVVLSFMDHLSQKALAEASKHLISLEEQLFTQKSAQTEGGSPTRSGEEEDKLHADYQTLLVQLWMAVHDSFSPAPSREHLEVLRGAVIAVMQQEEQDRQWEDRPDGLSPPEWRPLRCRSTHNSLLQMMVESRLRNATVQQDIEGADNLSTDMKREVCKVGKCLKKDLLVVVRDVKDCYPQDLDICNLYARMYHRTFSTQLTELARSGLDVDDCTYLLFWINDYYPNTILQDKELKMNINSESMGSLVPEEDQAVLEEQYLAHKEDKVITWFNEALKNEVKDWQKGNMPEIIDGYCFCPLAIDIIQVINCAVKECKSILGNKSKGQRILSKLESFLISYKHSLDEFMKGRRDNTQAILKANLVSIKQIRDFIIGEDDSMSEEIKAKCLLTLTSLKDCGYGYFIGPMQEELKVQYKRLWTHDWLTGSQNILENILETLYKNLENFTDLKPVCREELLGRLHTDVMVEYVKRMMKRKIKLRNSEQQENAARLLSEDNRKLNSFFIEEWGSKESWLSEILPKLAEVLRLQDPGSIQLEIVTLAVDHPDLRTSHVSALLSLKTNLSAADTRTIKESLEENRLSLTTANDMPPFFSKVPVKWIIKIM; encoded by the exons CTAAAGGATCCGGACCTCGCGGTGGAATGGTTTACCCAAAACCAGACGGTGAAAGTGACCTGAGAGCAGTGAAGGATAGGATAAAAAAGCAACTGAAAATACCTGGCTTTAAGCGATGCCCAAAGACTCCAAAACCTAGCACCAGTAATGCAGTGGAGAACCCTCCTCCAAAGG AGGTAGTTCTAAGCTTCATGGATCACCTGAGTCAGAAAGCCTTGGCAGAGGCCTCCAAGCATCTGATCTCTCTGGAGGAGCAGCTCTTCACTCAGAAAAGTGCACAGACTGAGGGGGGGAGTCCGACCAggagtggggaagaggaggacaagctgCATGCAGACTATCAAACTCTACTGGTCCAGTTATGGATGGCTGTTCATGACAGCTTCAGTCCCGCGCCTTCAAGAGAACACCTGGAGGTTCTGCGTGGTGCCGTGATCGCCGTAATGCAACAGGAAGAGCAAGACCGCCAATGGGAGGACCGCCCGGATGGTCTCAGTCCTCCTGAATGGCGTCCTCTTAGGTGCCGAAGCACCCACAACTCATTGCTTCAAATGATGGTGGAGTCACGGTTGAGGAATGCAACCGTGCAACAAGATATTGAAGGTGCAGACAACCTGTCAACAGATATGAAGCGGGAGGTGTGTAAGGTGGGGAAATGCTTGAAGAAAGACCTTCTTGTGGTCGTCAGAGACGTGAAAGACTGCTACCCACAGGATTTGGATATTTGTAATCTGTACGCACGCATGTATCACCGAACCTTCTCCACACAACTAACAGAGCTTGCCCGTTCTGGACTTGATGTGGATGACTGTACCTATCTTCTGTTCTGGATCAATGATTACTATCCAAA CACCATCTTGCAAGATAAAGAACTTAAAATGAACATTAACAGTGAGTCCATGGGAAGCCTTGTGCCTGAAGAAGACCAGGCAGTATTAGAGGAACAGTATCTAGCACACAAAGAG GATAAAGTAATAACTTGGTTTAATGAAGCTCTAAAGAACGAAGTGAAGGATTGGCAGAAGGGAAATATGCCTGAGATCATAGATGGATACTGTTTCTGCCCCCTTGCCATAGACATCATACAG GTTATCAACTGTGCTGTGAAAGAATGCAAGTCTATTCTGGGCAACAAGAGCAAAGGCCAGAGAATCCTGTCCAAGCTGGAAAGCTTCTTAATAAG CTATAAACACTCTCTGGATGAGTTTATGAAAGGAAGACGAGACAACACACAGGCCATCTTGAAAGCTAACCTGGTTAGCATCAAGCAAATCAG GGACTTCATAATAGGAGAAGACGACTCAATGTCAGAGGAGATAAAAGCAAAATGTTTGCTAACTTTAACGTCCCTGAAAGATTGTGGCTATGGATACTTCATTGGTCCCATGCAAGAAGAACTAAAG GTGCAGTATAAAAGGTTGTGGACTCATGACTGGCTTACAGGAAGTCAAAATATACTGGAAAACATTCTAGAGACTCTGTACAAGAACTTGGAAAACTTCACAGATCTGAAACCTGTCTGTAGAGAG GAACTCCTGGGTAGGCTCCACACAGACGTGATGGTGGAGTATGtgaagaggatgatgaagaggaagatAAAGTTGAGAAACAGTGAACAGCAGGAGAATGCAGCCAGGTTACTAAGTGAAGACAACAGAAAACTCAATAGTTTCTTCATTGAAGAATGG GGTTCTAAAGAGAGCTGGCTGAGTGAGATCCTTCCTAAACTGGCAGAGGTCCTGAGACTACAAGACCCAGGGAGCATCCAGCTGGAGATTGTCACACTGGCTGTAGACCACCCTGACCTCAG AACCAGTCATGTATCCGCCCTGCTCTCCCTCAAAACCAACTTGTCGGCAGCTGATACTCGCACCATCAAAGAAAGCCTGGAGGAGAACCGCCTCTCGCTCACCACAGCCAATGACATGCCTCCGTTCTTCTCTAAGGTTCCAGTGAAATGGATAATCAAGATCATGTGA